A section of the Drosophila subobscura isolate 14011-0131.10 chromosome A, UCBerk_Dsub_1.0, whole genome shotgun sequence genome encodes:
- the LOC117892757 gene encoding vesicle-associated membrane protein-associated protein B/C, with protein sequence MSKPNFELPLTIDPEHELRFVGPFNRSVVTIMTLSNNAALPLVFKIKTTAPKRYCVRPNIGKILPLRSTQVEICLQPFMYDQQEKNKHKFMVQSVLAPMDADLTDLNKLWKELEPQQLMDAKLKCVFEMPSTEANAENTSGGAVGGGAGSAGGGNAGTNVSSVIAEGIKSETKLSSNEKASNSPDATEHVDSSEKMKALMDTNSELRKENLYLKDQITRYRSSANLKQQNEPYAPVLAEKQIPVFYIAIAIAAAILGLLLGKFLL encoded by the exons ATGAGCAAACCAAACTTCGAGCTTCCGTTGACCATTGATCCGGAGCATGAGTTGCGTTTTGTGG gtCCCTTCAATCGGTCCGTCGTCACAATCATGACCCTAAGCAATAACGCGGCTTTGCCACTGGTCTTCAAGATCAAGACAACAGCACCAAAGCGCTACTGTGTACGTCCAAACATTGGCAAGATCCTGCCTCTTCGCTCGACCCAGGTGGAGA TCTGCCTGCAGCCCTTCATGTACGATCAGCAGGAGAAAAACAAGCACAAGTTCATGGTGCAAAGCGTCCTCGCCCCGATGGATGCTGACCTGACCGATTTGAATAAATTG TggaaggagctggagccgcagcagctgatgGATGCCAAGCTGAAATGCGTATTCGAGATGCCCAGTACCGAGGCAAATGCAGAGAACACTAGCGGCGGAGCCGTGGGCGGTGGAGCCGGCAGCGCCGGCGGTGGCAATGCGGGTACCAATGTCAGTTCCGTCATCGCCGAGGGCATTAAGTCAGAGACGAAGTTGTCTAGCAATGAGAAG GCCTCAAATTCGCCCGATGCCACTGAGCATGTGGACTCGTCCGAAAAGATGAAGGCGCTGATGGATACCAACAGTGAACTACGAAAAGAGAATCTATACTTGAAG GATCAAATCACACGCTACCGGAGCTCAGCGAACCTCAAGCAACAGAACGAGCCCTATGCCCCAGTGCTGGCTGAGAAACAGATTCCGGTCTTTTATATTgcaattgccattgctgcgGCCATCCTGGGCCTCTTACTGGGCAAATTCTTGCTCtga
- the LOC117903037 gene encoding venom carboxylesterase-6, giving the protein MAIVGTRTLLLLLIHCSWSGARNSQSLHVRLPHGGWLIGRHLTTHNGRHMRAFMGVPYAVPPLGDLRFQAPLAEPGWEGERLAVKDAPICMQRDPFRRDMQIEGSEDCLYLNVYTPENTIDATNSSLPVMVWFHGGGWQCGAGVSSFYGPDFLLDHDVVLVSANFRLGPLGFLSTETLDCPGNNGLKDQLEVLRWVRTNIASFGGNPRSVTVFGESAGGASVTYHMLSEKSRGLLHRGIAQSGTYFNPWAQPAHKGVAARRATKLAELVGCGSAGEWASKLKCLRQKPAEDIVASLYEMFVWDFDPMIPFPPVIEPEHEEAFLTVPPRQALKPHGLELPLLVGATAEEGLLKTAALLNLPQLMDDFKAQFEQVLPVVLNYDHHENAVQQQITKRIEDFYFKAGHDYDKSNHQNLTDLISDGWFVAGIDEYLRLRLSQSGGPTYVYLFDHKGAASFSEIFKGERNEFYGACHAEELQYLFPIGRELFVSAVPTRQDLELRELMLNIWVSFARTGNPNPTNASLNLPIWQPSSSYPVEFVRLGSKADDAAAESLFRIEAELMQQRVNFWRDLQPHVPATLRHNEL; this is encoded by the exons ATGGCAATCGTCGGCACGCGgaccttgctgctgctcttgatccactgcagctggagtGGGGCACGTAATTCGCAGAGCCTGCACGTGCGCCTGCCGCACGGCGGCTGGCTGATCGGCCGCCACCTGACCACGCACAATGGCCGCCACATGAGAGCCTTCATGGGCGTGCCGTATGCGGTGCCGCCGTTGGGCGACCTGCGCTTCCAGGCACCCCTGGCCGAGCCTGGCTGGGAGGGCGAGCGGCTGGCGGTGAAGGATGCGCCCATTTGCATGCAGCGGGATCCCTTCCGGCGCGACATGCAAATCGAGGGATCCGAGGACTGTCTCTATCTGAATGTGTACACGCCGGAGAACACGATCGACGCGACGAACAGCTCGCTGCCCGTGATGGTCTGGTTCCATGGCGGCGGCTGGCAGTGCGGCGCAGGAGTTAGCAGCTTCTACGGGCCGGACTTTCTGCTGGACCACGACGTTGTCCTGGTGTCCGCCAACTTTCGTCTGGGGCCGCTGGGCTTCCTCAGCACAGAGACGCTCGACTGTCCGGGCAACAATGGGCTCAAGGATCAGCTGGAGGTGCTGCGCTGGGTGCGCACCAACATCGCCTCCTTTGGCGGCAATCCGCGCAGCGTGACCGTCTTCGGAGAGAGCGCGGGCGGAGCGAGCGTCACCTATCACATGCTGTCGGAGAAGTCGCGCGGCCTGCTACATCGCGGCATTGCCCAGTCCGGCACCTACTTCAATCCCTGGGCCCAGCCCGCGCACAAGGGTGTGGCCGCCAGGCGAGCCACTAAGCTCGCCGAGCTGGTGGGCTGCGGCTCCGCCGGAGAGTGGGCATCCAAGCTGAAGTGTCTGCGCCAGAAGCCAGCCGAGGACATTGTCGCCTCGCTGTACGAAATGTTT GTCTGGGACTTTGATCCCATGATACCCTTTCCCCCGGTGATAGAGCCCGAGCATGAGGAGGCATTCTTGACGGTGCCGCCGCGTCAGGCGCTGAAGCCGCATGGactggagctgccgctgctggtgggcgCCACCGCTGAGGAGGGGCTGCTGAAGACGGCGGCCTTGCTCAATCTGCCCCAGCTGATGGACGACTTCAAGGCGCAGTTCGAGCAGGTGCTGCCCGTGGTGCTGAACTACGATCATCACGAGAAtgccgtgcagcagcagataacGAAGCGCATCGAGGACTTTTACTTCAAGGCGGGCCACGACTACGACAAGTCCAACCATCAGAACCTGACCGAT CTTATTTCGGATGGCTGGTTCGTGGCTGGCATCGATGAGTATTTGCGTCTGCGCCTGTCCCAGAGTGGCGGCCCCACGTATGTGTACCTGTTCGATCACAAGGGAGCCGCCAGCTTCTCGGAGATCTTCAAGGGAGAGCGCAATGAGTTCTACGGCGCCTGCCACGCTGAGGAGCTGCAGTATCTGTTTCCCATTGGCCGTGAGCTGTTCGTGAGTGCGGTGCCCACACGCCAGGATCTGGAGCTGCGCGAACTTATGCTGAACATCTGGGTCAGCTTCGCCCGAACGGG CAATCCAAATCCAACGAATGCCTCATTAAACCTGCCCATATGGCAGCCTTCGTCCAGTTATCCGGTGGAGTTTGTTCGTCTGGGCAGCAAAGCTGATGACGCAGCCGCTGAGTCGCTTTTCCGCATTGAGGCGGAGCTGATGCAGCAGCGCGTCAATTTTTGGCGCGACCTGCAGCCGCATGTGCCCGCCACACTTCGACACAATGAGCTATAA
- the LOC117898907 gene encoding L-asparaginase yields the protein MSANGGSAETTGASKPIDIQVRVPTHERLMSIDKGMAPSSPTLPSPTIRRNKSDGKLMAQDIKEARVRVIYTGGTIGMMRNERNVLAPIPNALVRSIRKYPNIHDEEYALRRFGASASMAPLVLPFVQGVDRRVLYQVTEYTPLLDSSNMTMNDWARIANDIQQSYEFFDGFVVLHGTDTLSYTASALSFMLENLGKTVIITGSQIPIFETRTDGKDNFTSALIIAGNYIIPEVCIFFGHKLMRGNRTVKVSSNSLDAFDSPNVPPLARIGIDVNVDYRLIFRPCSIERFCVHLNLDENVGLLRIFPSISLSTFRAFLAPPIRGVVLQSFGSGNIPSNRRDLIDELQAAADRGVIIINCTQCPNGSVAEIYDTGKVLCDLGVIPGYDMTPEAALSKLAYVIGKEEWSLDVKKQMMQSNLRGELTSVTAPKMEDYDLVDAVARSLHLSSPQELDQLGATLFPAMINAAVAEGDLKKINNLKAYGADLSGTNHDQRTALHLACQLGNVEIVKYLLHNGVSVHIRDRYDRTPLLEAVSTDSHEIIQLLINCGAHLTGSSRAVGEQLCAAAARGSLMRLKSYQYAGADLSQPDPSGRTALHVAALHGFPEVVEYVLPYFESASEKDLLGLSALDYAERGGHTALVDMLKAALCAA from the exons ATGTCTGCGAACGGTGGCAGCGCTGAGACGACGGGCGCCAGCAAGCCCATCGACATCCAGGTACGGGTGCCCACGCACGAGCGCCTCATGTCCATCGACAAGGGCATGGCGCCGTCCTCGCCAACGCTGCCAAGCCCCACGATACGGCGGAATAAAAGCGACGGCAAACTAATGGCCCAGGACATCAAGGAGGCACGTGTGCGTGTCATCTACACGGGCGGCACCATTGGCATGATGCGAAACGAACGAAATG TGCTGGCGCCCATACCCAATGCCCTGGTGCGCAGCATTCGCAAGTATCCGAACATCCACGACGAGGAGTACGCGCTGCGACGCTTTGGCGCCTCAGCATCGATGGCGCCGCTTGTCCTGCCCTTTGTCCAGGGTGTGGACAGAAGGGTCCTGTACCAGGTGACCGAATATACGCCGCtgctggacagcagcaacatgacGATGAATGACTGGGCGCGCATTGCCAACGATATACAG CAATCGTACGAGTTCTTTGACGGCTTCGTGGTGCTGCATGGCACCGACACGCTCTCATACACCGCCTCAGCGCTGTCCTTTATGCTGGAGAATCTGGGCAAGACGGTGATCATCACGGGCTCACAGATCCCGATCTTTGAGACGCGCACCGACGGCAAGGACAACTTCACATCCGCACTGATCATCGCCGGCAACTATATCATACCGGAGGTGTGCATCTTCTTTGGCCACAAACTGATGCGCGGCAATCGCACGGTGAAGGTCAGCTCCAATTCGCTGGACGCTTTCGATTCCCCCAATGTGCCGCCGCTGGCAAGGATTGGCATCGATGTGAATGTGGACTATCGCCTGATCTTTCGGCCCTGCAGCATCGAACGCTTCTGCGTGCACCTGAATCTCGACGAGAATGTGGGCCTGCTGCGAATCTTTCCGAGCATTTCGCTCTCCACATTCCGCGCCTTCCTGGCGCCCCCCATCCGTGGTGTGGTGCTGCAATCGTTCGGCTCTGGCAACATACCCTCGAATCGCCGCGACCTCATCGATGAGCTGCAGGCGGCCGCCGATCGTGGCGTAATCATCATCAACTGCACCCAGTGTCCCAACGGTTCGGTGGCGGAGATCTACGACACCGGCAAGGTGCTGTGCGATCTGGGCGTCATTCCTGGCTATGACATGACCCCCGAAGCGGCCCTATCCAAGCTGGCCTATGTCATTGGCAAGGAGGAGTGGTCGCTGGATGTCAAGAAGCAG ATGATGCAGTCGAATCTTCGCGGCGAACTGACCTCGGTGACGGCACCCAAGATGGAGGACTACGATTTGGTGGATGCTGTGGCGCGCTCTCTGCACTTGTCCTCGCCCCAGGAGCTGGACCAGCTGGGCGCCACCCTCTTCCCGGCCATGATCAATGCCGCCGTCGCCGAGGGAGACCTGAAGAAGATCAACAACCTGAAGGCATACGGCGCCGATCTGTCCGGCACCAATCACGACCAACGGACGGCCCTGCACTTGGCCTGTCAGCTGGGCAACGTCGAGATCGTCAAGTATCTGCTGCACAACGGTGTCTCGGTCCACATACGCGATCGCTACGATCGCACGCCACTGCTGGAGGCCGTCTCCACGGACAGCCACGAGATCATCCAACTGCTCATCAATTGTGGCGCCCACCTGACCGGCTCCTCACGGGCCGTCGGCGAGCAGCTGTGCGCGGCCGCTGCCCGCGGCTCCCTGATGCGCCTCAAGTCGTATCAGTATGCGGGCGCCGATCTCTCGCAGCCGGATCCATCGGGACGCACGGCGCTGCATGTGGCCGCCCTGCACGGTTTCCCCGAGGTGGTGGAGTACGTCCTGCCCTACTTCGAGAGTGCCAGCGAGAAGGACTTGCTCGGTCTGAGCGCCTTGGACTATGCGGAGCGTGGCGGCCATACAGCCCTTGTGGACATGCTGAAAGCGGCTCTATGTGCAGCATAG
- the LOC117897914 gene encoding uncharacterized protein LOC117897914 — protein MVTEPTGAEAMNDLRGVLALLILNTTECLKKDRYNTDCVHLVGLTPPMSAVVAIAIALKCGLQQPLNEFLAYGQSCIASQYYDYLNENVTKLVSNHFDSLPLITGFLMSARQAMTLYKLENANELLDQTANLLQRHLLDSTDRLRALFPTPRKRYLALAMNQLIDVLLAVLQPPTEKPQHWAMYRFMDCDETSTPKPENAEQLENRYATILMDALQRVLQLVTVDTFMSWLEIASHQMLYSYQEVICCQSAGVLTLVNKNKPELADHLICGQLKAFAAAAKSFKKRLSELSLRELLCFLDGDNGEISEAQTLAGLEELFQRPICFVSEECVDTMTKHVKFLGYDHIVLIFKHIAAFLAEEADDETLSLAAKKQLRSEYNAVLRQVVQIIYVRSSVEVKQKILQLRDELGLSGAFSFFNRASNPRRVLFFNRLDNQPESANFSEFLDICYEDSQMAWQSLAELAMSHSRFMDIFWNLACQLAPHAMNYMKSTTASLFKDDYMLTRPNATDFLLSLYAYPLILNGMKTGVHTPSSSSFRERINEGLCNYSLNLQPGAMPYSAEQLQAAQAGYLEALAAGLAKFTETNHIHLVEIILQTLVNIDSADEYIKTNGKEQVEEMTEAKASPDSLQVAKTYVEMHENLTKWRRNSWPVLSQLIKTIDALRWTLSTFDQNRVDVLDLAVKYYKNNSPTILSGDPELIEKMLALVETSVQSERWKITNILSTDRNFAVKFLVRIMQSSASEATNLFFKSIENKTDHALMAEISRQIDLCNAPQATAAYKFFFRNYLYAFMRYLEQSKPARSDRLADHIREIVALAPRKCRFDHTEITAQTILNMLVAKNLEGLERIHNAS, from the exons ATGGTCACCGAGCCGACTGGCGCTGAGGCCATGAACGATTTGCGCGGTGTCCTGGCCCTGCTAATACTCAACACCACAGAGTGCTTGAAGAAGGATCGTTACAATACGGACTGCGTCCATTTGGTGGGCCTGACACCACCCATGTCGGCAGTcgtggccattgccattgccctgAAATGCGgtctgcagcagccgctgaaCGAGTTCCTGGCCTACGGACAGAGCTGCATAGCCAGCCAGTACTACGATTATCTAAACGAAAACGTCACCAAGTTGGTCTCCAACCATTTCGATTCCCTGCCGCTAATCACGGGCTTCCTCATGTCCGCACGCCAGGCCATGACTCTTTACAAACTGGAAAATGCCAACGAGCTGCTGGACCAAACAGCCAATCTGCTGCAGCGTCATCTGCTGGACAGCACCGATCGCTTGCGCGCACTGTTTCCGACTCCGCGCAAGCGTTACCTAGCACTGGCCATGAACCAGCTGATCGATGTGCTGCTCGCTGTGCTCCAGCCGCCCACTGAGAAGCCACAACACTGGGCCATGTATCGGTTCATGGACTGCGATGAAACAAGCACCCCAAAGCCGGAGAATGCAGAGCAATTGGAGAATCGTTATGCCACGATTCTGATGGACGCGCTGCAGCGTGTCCTACAGCTGGTTACCGTGGACACATTCATGAGCTGGCTGGAGATTGCCTCCCACCAGATGCTCTACAGCTACCAGGAGGTCATCTGCTGCCAGTCAGCGGGTGTCCTGACCCTTGTCAACAAGAACAAGCCAGAGCTGGCCGATCACTTGATTTGCGGACAACTGAAGGCCTTCGCCGCAGCGGCCAAGTCGTTCAAGAAACGCCTCTCAGAACTCAGTTTGCGCGAGTTGTTGTGCTTCCTTGACGGCGACAACGGTGAGATAAGCGAGGCGCAGACCTTGGCCGGACTGGAGGAACTCTTTCAGCGTCCCATTTGCTTTGTGAGCGAAGAGTGCGTGGACACCATGACGAAGCATGTGAAGTTCCTGGGCTACGATCACATCGTCCTGATCTTCAAGCATATTGCAGCATTTCTGGCCGAGGAGGCAGACGACGAGACCCTGAGTcttgcagcaaaaaaacaactgaGAAGCGAGTACAATGCCGTGCTGCGTCAGGTCGTGCAGATCATCTACGTACGATCCAGCGTGGAAGTTAAGCAAAAGATTCTGCAGCTACGCGATGAGCTGGGGCTGAGCGGTGCGTTCTCATTTTTCAATCGGGCCTCCAACCCGCGTCGCGTTCTGTTCTTCAACCGACTGGACAACCAGCCTGAGAGTGCGAACTTCTCGGAGTTTCTGGACATTTGCTACGAAGACTCACAGATGGCCTGGCAGTCACTGGCCGAGCTGGCCATGTCGCATTCCCGTTTCATGGACATATTCTGGAACCTTGCCTGCCAGCTGGCCCCCCACGCCATGAACTACATGAAGAGCACGACCGCCAGCCTCTTCAAGGACGACTACATGCTGACACGTCCGAATGCCACAGACTTTCTGCTCTCCCTGTACGCCTATCCGTTGATACTGAACGGCATGAAGACAGGCGTGCACACGCCctcaagcagcagcttccGTGAGCGGATCAACGAGGGTTTGTGCAACTACAGCCTGAACCTTCAGCCGGGCGCCATGCCGTACAGtgccgagcagctgcaggcagccCAAGCCGGATATCTGGAGGCCCTGGCCGCCGGACTGGCCAAGTTTACCGAAACGAATCACATTCATCTCGTCGAGATCATCCTGCAGACCCTTGTAAACATCGATTCGGCCGATGAATACATCAAAACGAACGGCAAGGAGCAAGTTGAGGAAATGACTGAGGCTAAAGCGTCGCCAGacagcttgcaggtggccaaaACCTATGTGGAAATGCATGAAAATCTCACCAAATGGCGCAGGAACAGTTGGCCCGTGCTGTCGCAGCTGATCAAGACCATAGACGCCCTGCGCTGGACTCTATCCACCTTCGACCAAAACCGCGTTGATGTCCTCGACCTTGCTgtcaaatattataaaaataattcccCAACCATCCTCAGCGGCGATCCTG AGCTCATCGAGAAGATGTTGGCCCTGGTGGAGACTTCGGTGCAGAGCGAGCGCTGGAAGATAACAAATATCTTGTCGACGGATCGCAACTTTGCTGTCAAGTTCCTGGTGCGCATAATGCAGTCGAGCGCCTCAGAGGCGACGAATCTCTTTTTCAAGTCGattgaaaacaaaaccgaTCACGCCCTCATGGCGGAGATCTCGCGTCAAATCGACTTGTGCAACGCTCCCCAGGCTACAGCTGCCTACAAGTTCTTCTTCCGCAACTACTTGTACGCCTTCATGCGCTACTTGGAGCAGTCGAAGCCAGCGAGGTCCGATCGCCTGGCTGACCATATACGTGAAATTGTTGCCTTGGCGCCGAGAAAATGCCGCTTTGATCACACAGAAATAACCGCCCAGACGATCCTAAATATGCTCGTGGCGAAAAATTTAGAGGGCTTGGAGCGTATTCATAATGCTTCCTAG